TTTGGTCTAAAAGAGCGACAGCGTTTGTTCGCGCATAACAagtcttttctttttcatgcgcCGATTTTGAAACCAAATTTTAACTTGCTGGTCGCTCAGATTTAGTCTATCAGACAATTCCTTCCTCTTTTGCCGATTGATAAACTCGTTCGCAAGGAATTCATTTTCAAGTTCAGCTATCTGTTGCTTCGTGTATGGCTTACGTTTCCTCCGTGACCTCACTTGGGTTGGGCACCATGAAAGCCCTGCAAATCGAAATTGGAAAATAAAATGTTGAGGAAAATGTAGTACATTTACCACAACCTTTCAAAACAAAGCCGCTTAAAATTTTAGCAACACactaccagcatctgcagattttctcttgtttgccagtTAAAATTTGAGTGTAATTTTTTAGTTCGCACCTTATCTTTGCGAACAATTCAGGATGAATTCTCTAAAACTGGTGGTCTTTAGACTTACAAACGAAATTTAATACTATTAAATTACTTAACGATTCCAGAAGCCAGGCAGAATATACACAAATATTTAAATAAGGTATCCGATTACCTTAATATTATACCATTATTAACGCAGATAACCCATTAACTTAGATTCGAACTAAGAGATATCCCTGATATTTTGGTTTATAAGTAAAATGTGTTCTTTTCATCTTATAAAAGTTGGCTAAAATTTAAACAGATGCATTAACGATGTGATTTTGCATGTTAGTATGGTAACTATTTATCACTAATGGACTTCCTTCATGGTTTGAGTTTCATTGTTTGTTGCTATCTCGTCAGAACAGATTTTCTTTTGTATCTACAATAATTATTTCTCTGGTGGTTTTGGCTGCTTTAAGGATTACTGATGTTCAACAAAAAAGTAATTCTCGTGAAGATGACAAGTAGCACTTTGAACCCGAAAGGACACCGCATTTTTCAAATGGTCATCGCTTTAATATGGCATTGATACTGTACCATCGGAGGATCTGTTGCACACTGGCGTTACTGATGACTGTAATGACACATTGAGGCTCACACATTGCTTGACGCCTTCATTTACAGAGGGAGAGTTGGAATTCATTTCAAAGCCTTGACTATGTAATGACGAGCCATGGAGAGATGTTTCCACGTTTGGGTACTCGTACTTGGCAGGGCTAATGTTGACTGAAGAGGGGACACTGGTATCACTTGGATAGGACTGATTGTGCCTGCATCTCTCCTCCGGTTTTCGGCTGCTGTCTTGGAAGTAGTATTTGCTAGGCTCTTCACTGGCTGCTGCTTTGTCTGATCCATGCCTATTAATGCTGATGGAGACAGAGTTGCTGAGATAGGACTGAGAGTAGCCGCTGAAGGCGCGGCTCTGCGGCGGCGATGCGCATGGACTCGAAGTCCACGGGAGCGAGCACACCTCTCTGCGGGTGTAGGAGAGTGCTGGTGACAGACTTGCGAGTTGAGCCGCATTCGGACGCAGGTTGGGGAAGTAGAAGGGCTCCGGGCTGGCAAAATTTAACAGGGAGCCGACATAGCCTGAATTTAGCAGATTGTGTTCGCACATTTCCGACAAGCGCGATCAGATCTTCTCTGACTCCTATTTAGCTTCCAGACAGAGATAAATGAAAGCCGCGTGCCGATTGGCTCCAAGAGGGTCACAAGGCAAGCGGAAGCAGCTTTTTTATTGGCACCGCCTACGTCTCAATACAACTCGCTGCTGAAATgccccaagtccacgtccatgTGTACTTGCTGGTTTATCCACTTACCCGCTGTTAGTGCAACGCCGTTCACCGGTGAATGGAATGCGTGTATAGTCCAGAAAAACACTTGAAAGTAATAATTTTGAAAcacatttatattaaaaaattatacTGAATACCTTCTCTATTGGATACATTGCACATTTTATATATTTGATAtacatgatttttaatctgtttTAAAACCGAATTATCCATGTTCTTTTATGTATTTCAAATCAGTTTcaaaagatatttaaaatataaaaCCGGTATGACGCATTGGCCGACAAAATAAATTATTCTACAATACCATATCTAGTTAGCTCGAATAATTAGCTAACATAAAATTTCTGGTCTATTAATATTTGGCACGTTTCTTTTATGTTTCTTTTATTTGTGTATTAGTGAATATGTTTGTGCTGTCCAAATCCACTGGAGATCACAAATACAGTGTGAATAAATTCAGCACGCTGCATATTTGGTTCTGCTTCCATTTTTGTCAAAAGAACGAATAAAGGATGTCTTTTTTCAAAAATCAAACACATGAAAGGCAACTCAAAcctaaaaagattagaagatgtaCTCCGtgctaaattaaattaaataaaacgaATATGTTAGGTTAGAAACAATAAGTATAGATCAGTTGCTGTTGATTAGCAagaatatacacaataataataaaattacaCAATTCCGCACAATATTATTGTCTTTGCTGTAAAATAATTGGCGATTATACTCTCAGTGTCATCGTTAATTACAACACTTAGggcattttgattttatttttaaaaaatgcattaaGGTTCCAATTCACTTGTAAGTGGAAAATAAAATGGCCTTGTTTCCAGTCTGTCCAGATTTGAGTTGGATAGGACTATGCAGTACCTAGAATATGCGGCTGAGCTTAAAAAAGCGGAGGATAAATTCGATTATAAATTTCTGTTTATTGTGCGTATATGAAGTAGAATTTTGTAAGTTCAATTTGATCTTTCTTTAATTTGAAGGATTTTAGTTGGAAAGAAAATGTCTGAACGTTATCATCCGTAAATTAGACAACCCCAGACCCCGATTTTAAAGGTTAACGAAAACAAACGTCGAATAAGTC
This genomic stretch from Mobula hypostoma chromosome 6, sMobHyp1.1, whole genome shotgun sequence harbors:
- the hoxd12a gene encoding homeobox protein Hox-D12a, whose product is MCEHNLLNSGYVGSLLNFASPEPFYFPNLRPNAAQLASLSPALSYTRREVCSLPWTSSPCASPPQSRAFSGYSQSYLSNSVSISINRHGSDKAAASEEPSKYYFQDSSRKPEERCRHNQSYPSDTSVPSSVNISPAKYEYPNVETSLHGSSLHSQGFEMNSNSPSVNEGVKQCVSLNVSLQSSVTPVCNRSSDGLSWCPTQVRSRRKRKPYTKQQIAELENEFLANEFINRQKRKELSDRLNLSDQQVKIWFQNRRMKKKRLVMREQTLSLF